The Kozakia baliensis genome includes a region encoding these proteins:
- the rpsO gene encoding 30S ribosomal protein S15 produces the protein MSITAERRTALIDEYKTGPNDTGSPEVQVALLSERIVNLTDHLKTHAKDFHSRRGLLVLVGQRRGLLDYLKRKDQSRYQTLIGRLGLRR, from the coding sequence ATGTCGATTACAGCAGAACGCCGCACGGCGCTGATTGACGAATACAAGACTGGCCCGAACGATACGGGGTCACCGGAAGTTCAGGTTGCACTGTTGAGCGAGCGCATCGTCAACCTGACCGATCATCTCAAAACCCACGCGAAGGATTTCCATTCGCGCCGTGGTCTGCTGGTCCTGGTTGGGCAACGTCGTGGTCTGCTCGACTACCTGAAGCGCAAAGATCAGTCTCGCTATCAGACTCTGATTGGCCGTTTGGGCCTGCGCCGCTAA